One stretch of Microvirga lotononidis DNA includes these proteins:
- a CDS encoding sensor domain-containing diguanylate cyclase, with translation MLDSKTERSAVPSSSEFADDAEMFELAPVSLWLEDYSELKELFAQWREAGVTSLRDYLLEDTARVATCSSLIRVIKVNRKTLSLFEAEDLSQLVGNLDRIFRNDMLKTHIEELVQLWDGHTEFFGNTVNYTLSGKRLDIQLKGSVLPGHDARWDRVLIAIEDVTERETARRQLAASESYARGLFEHSPVSLWVEDFSSVKHLLDDVRRQGITDFRVFTDVHPEFVTRCMSEIRVIDVNRHTLELFSAPDKQTLLMRLGDVFRDEMREHFREQLIDLWNGKIFQQREVVNYSLAGDELHLHLQFSVLPGYEKDWSLVQVALTDITARKRAEAYLEYLGKHDVLTKLYNRSFYVDELNRLERKGPFPVSVVIIDLNGLKAANDQLGHAAGDALLRRAGEVLNKAVDRPSCAARIGGDEFALLMPGTDERDAKVVVEAIETLLEVNNQFYTGLPLRFAMGTATSQPGERLEAVVKRADLLMYEAKRAYYAAVAG, from the coding sequence ATGCTGGACTCCAAAACCGAAAGATCCGCCGTTCCTTCGTCGAGCGAGTTCGCCGACGACGCCGAGATGTTCGAGCTGGCTCCCGTATCCCTCTGGCTCGAGGATTACAGCGAGCTCAAGGAGCTGTTCGCGCAATGGCGCGAGGCCGGAGTGACGTCGCTGCGTGACTACCTCCTGGAGGATACGGCGCGCGTTGCGACCTGTTCGAGTCTGATCCGCGTCATCAAGGTCAATCGCAAGACGCTCAGCCTGTTCGAAGCCGAAGACCTGTCGCAGCTGGTGGGCAATCTCGACCGGATCTTCCGCAATGACATGCTGAAGACTCACATCGAAGAACTCGTGCAGCTTTGGGACGGCCACACGGAATTCTTCGGCAATACCGTGAACTACACCCTGTCGGGCAAGCGGCTCGACATCCAGCTCAAGGGCAGCGTGCTGCCGGGCCATGACGCGCGGTGGGATCGGGTTCTGATCGCCATCGAAGACGTGACCGAGCGCGAGACCGCGCGCCGGCAGCTCGCCGCCAGCGAGAGCTACGCGCGGGGCCTGTTCGAGCATTCGCCCGTATCGCTCTGGGTGGAGGATTTCAGCAGCGTCAAGCATCTCCTCGACGACGTGCGTCGGCAGGGGATCACTGATTTTCGCGTATTCACCGATGTGCATCCGGAATTCGTCACGCGGTGCATGAGCGAGATCCGCGTGATCGACGTCAACCGGCATACGCTCGAGCTGTTTTCGGCACCCGACAAGCAGACCCTGCTGATGCGTCTGGGCGACGTGTTCCGTGACGAAATGCGGGAGCATTTCAGGGAGCAGCTGATCGACCTCTGGAATGGCAAGATTTTCCAGCAGCGCGAGGTGGTCAATTATTCCCTGGCCGGCGACGAGCTGCATCTTCACCTGCAATTCTCCGTGCTGCCGGGCTACGAGAAGGACTGGTCGCTGGTTCAGGTGGCGCTGACCGACATCACGGCCCGCAAGCGCGCCGAGGCTTATCTGGAATATCTCGGCAAGCACGACGTCCTGACCAAGCTCTACAACCGCTCCTTCTACGTCGACGAGCTCAATCGCCTCGAGCGCAAGGGGCCGTTCCCGGTGTCCGTGGTCATCATCGATCTCAACGGCCTGAAGGCTGCGAACGACCAGCTCGGCCATGCGGCCGGCGATGCGCTGCTGCGCCGTGCCGGCGAGGTCTTGAACAAGGCGGTCGACAGGCCCTCCTGCGCCGCGCGCATCGGCGGCGACGAGTTCGCCCTCCTGATGCCCGGCACGGATGAACGGGATGCCAAGGTCGTGGTGGAAGCCATCGAGACCCTGCTCGAAGTGAACAATCAGTTCTACACCGGCCTGCCTCTCCGCTTCGCCATGGGCACCGCGACGAGCCAGCCGGGCGAGCGGCTGGAGGCCGTCGTAAAGCGCGCCGACCTGCTGATGTACGAGGCCAAGCGCGCCTATTACGCGGCGGTTGCAGGGTAG